One genomic segment of Nocardia spumae includes these proteins:
- a CDS encoding class I SAM-dependent RNA methyltransferase has protein sequence MSAGPDWFGETFRVRLGAPGHGGFCIARHEGRVLFVRHGLPGELVVARVSEDRGGSFCRAEAIEILEPSPDRVASNCPVSGPGGAGCCDFAFATPRAQRALKASVVGEQLRRLAHWDTEVVVEPIPVPAGTAAGDVPQIGWRTRVRLVVDADGRAGVHRYRGSEVIADLRCPQPAPGAVDGIADRSWTPGAELVIAVDGDGLRHIVELAPTAAPRRGGDRRATAARRAAAHARRAERVVSGSGRAVQYVSGRRWEISATGFWQPHRGAAQCYSDLVAEWADLGAGSSAWDLYCGAGVFAARLAEQAGPAGSVSGVESSRSAVADGIAALRDLSGVELFADRVERWIAARDRTPHVVVLDPPRAGAGKQVIAALAAAGPDRIIHIGCDPAAFARDIGLYHESGYRVGALRAFDAFPATHHVECLALLERR, from the coding sequence GTGAGCGCAGGGCCGGACTGGTTCGGCGAGACCTTCCGGGTGCGGCTGGGTGCCCCCGGACACGGTGGTTTCTGTATCGCCCGGCACGAGGGCCGGGTGCTGTTCGTCCGGCACGGATTGCCCGGTGAGCTGGTGGTGGCCCGGGTCAGCGAGGACCGGGGTGGTTCGTTCTGCCGTGCCGAGGCGATCGAGATCCTGGAGCCGTCGCCGGATCGGGTGGCGTCGAATTGCCCGGTCTCCGGCCCCGGCGGCGCGGGCTGCTGCGATTTCGCCTTCGCCACCCCGCGGGCACAACGCGCGCTGAAGGCATCGGTGGTCGGCGAGCAATTGCGTCGGCTGGCGCACTGGGACACCGAGGTCGTCGTGGAACCGATTCCCGTGCCGGCGGGCACGGCGGCCGGCGACGTCCCCCAGATCGGGTGGCGGACCCGGGTGCGGCTCGTGGTCGACGCCGATGGCCGCGCGGGCGTGCACCGGTACCGCGGCAGTGAGGTGATCGCGGACCTGCGCTGTCCCCAGCCGGCGCCGGGTGCGGTGGACGGGATCGCCGACCGGAGCTGGACTCCCGGGGCGGAGCTGGTGATCGCGGTCGACGGGGACGGGCTGCGCCATATCGTCGAGCTCGCGCCCACGGCGGCGCCCAGGCGCGGTGGCGATCGCCGTGCGACCGCGGCCCGGCGCGCCGCGGCCCACGCGCGGCGCGCGGAACGGGTGGTGTCGGGCAGCGGCCGGGCGGTGCAGTATGTGTCCGGACGCCGGTGGGAGATATCGGCGACCGGGTTCTGGCAGCCGCATCGTGGTGCGGCGCAATGCTATTCGGATCTGGTGGCCGAGTGGGCGGATCTCGGCGCCGGATCGTCGGCGTGGGATCTGTACTGCGGAGCGGGAGTGTTCGCTGCCCGCCTGGCCGAGCAGGCCGGACCGGCCGGTTCGGTATCGGGCGTCGAATCATCACGATCGGCCGTCGCCGACGGCATCGCGGCGCTACGCGACCTATCCGGTGTCGAGCTGTTCGCCGACCGGGTGGAACGCTGGATCGCGGCCCGCGATCGCACCCCGCACGTGGTCGTGCTCGATCCGCCGCGCGCCGGTGCCGGGAAGCAGGTCATCGCGGCGCTCGCCGCCGCAGGTCCCGATCGGATCATCCATATCGGTTGTGACCCGGCCGCTTTCGCGCGCGATATCGGCCTCTACCATGAGTCGGGGTACCGGGTCGGGGCGCTGCGTGCCTTCGACGCGTTCCCCGCCACCCATCATGTGGAGTGCCTGGCTCTGCTCGAACGACGGTGA
- a CDS encoding SIMPL domain-containing protein, translating into MTTEQQRSGLTQQPRTGTVTTFGHGSASATPDRMQVSISIETRAQSVASAYGRAGERTAAVTDALRADGVASADIATTGLSVRTETTWSENEGARITGYVATTSLTLGLRIPATADAAADPAAIIARAVEAGGDDVRLGGLNLTVADQAELLIRAREAAWDDALDRARRYAARAERALGPVLEITENTAAVPEPRGEIRFMAARVATDTPVAVEYGEQQVSADLRATWQLD; encoded by the coding sequence ATGACCACCGAGCAGCAGCGATCCGGTCTCACCCAGCAGCCGCGCACGGGGACCGTGACCACGTTCGGCCACGGCAGCGCGAGCGCCACCCCCGACCGCATGCAGGTGTCGATCTCGATCGAGACCCGGGCGCAATCCGTGGCGTCGGCCTACGGCCGGGCGGGTGAGCGGACCGCGGCGGTCACCGATGCCCTGCGCGCCGACGGGGTCGCCTCGGCCGATATCGCCACCACCGGGCTGTCGGTCCGTACCGAGACCACCTGGTCCGAGAACGAGGGCGCCCGGATCACCGGATATGTCGCGACCACGTCGCTGACCCTCGGGCTGCGCATCCCGGCCACCGCCGACGCGGCCGCGGATCCCGCGGCGATCATCGCGCGCGCGGTCGAGGCCGGCGGGGACGACGTCCGGCTCGGCGGGCTGAACCTCACGGTCGCCGATCAGGCCGAACTGCTGATCCGGGCACGCGAGGCGGCCTGGGACGATGCCCTCGACCGGGCCCGGCGCTACGCGGCCCGTGCCGAGCGAGCACTCGGGCCGGTGCTGGAGATCACCGAGAACACCGCCGCCGTACCGGAACCGCGGGGCGAGATCCGGTTCATGGCCGCCCGCGTCGCCACCGACACACCCGTCGCCGTCGAATACGGCGAACAGCAGGTCAGCGCCGATCTGCGCGCGACGTGGCAATTGGATTGA
- the dxs gene encoding 1-deoxy-D-xylulose-5-phosphate synthase, translating into MGVLSRVDTPEDLRRLTVPQLRELAEEIREFLVRKVAVTGGHLGPNLGVVELTIALHRVFDSPADPIIFDTGHQAYVHKILTGRKDGFDRLRKQGGLSGYPSRAESEHDWVESSHASASLSYADGLAKAFALTGQKRHVVAVVGDGALTGGMCWEALNNIAAGPDRSLVVVVNDNGRSYSPTIGGLADRLGALRMQPAYEQALDATKRFVQGIPRVGNSAYSMLHALKAGIKDAVAPQELFSDLGLKYVGPVDGHDPVALEAALRRAKDFGGPAVVHVVTLKGRGYQPAVDHVADQMHSIGVIDPETGRPTGGKSVGWTSVFSEELIRHGEERDDIVAITAAMSGPTGLAPFGERFPERMFDVGIAEQHAMTSAAGLALGGLHPVVAIYSTFLNRAFDQLLMDVALLKLPVTLVLDRAGITGDDGASHNGMWDLSVLGIVPGIRVAAPRDAATLREELAEALAVGDGPTALRFPKGPVVEEVSALERLDGVDVLRMPEGSSAQAVRGDVLLVAVGALGATAVAAADVLTAQGISVTVVDPRWVLPISDTIVKLAENYRMVVTVEDGGLHGGIGCTVSARLRDAGLDVPTRELGVPQQFLDHSSRAQIHQELGLTAEEIAERITRWLSGGAV; encoded by the coding sequence GTGGGAGTTCTTTCCCGGGTCGATACGCCCGAGGACCTGCGCCGGCTGACGGTACCCCAGCTGCGCGAGCTGGCCGAGGAGATTCGGGAGTTCCTGGTCCGCAAAGTCGCGGTCACCGGAGGTCATCTGGGGCCGAACCTGGGTGTGGTGGAACTGACCATCGCACTGCACCGGGTCTTCGACTCCCCGGCCGATCCGATCATCTTCGACACCGGCCACCAGGCCTATGTGCACAAGATCCTCACCGGCCGCAAGGACGGTTTCGACCGGCTGCGCAAACAGGGCGGGCTGTCGGGGTATCCGAGCCGCGCGGAGAGCGAGCACGACTGGGTCGAGTCGTCCCATGCCTCGGCCTCGCTGTCCTATGCCGACGGCCTGGCCAAGGCCTTCGCGCTGACCGGCCAGAAGCGCCATGTGGTGGCGGTGGTCGGCGACGGCGCGCTCACCGGCGGGATGTGCTGGGAGGCGCTGAACAATATCGCCGCCGGCCCGGACCGCTCGCTGGTCGTGGTCGTCAACGACAACGGCCGGTCGTATTCACCGACCATCGGGGGACTGGCCGACCGGCTCGGCGCGCTGCGGATGCAACCGGCCTACGAACAGGCCCTCGACGCCACCAAGCGGTTCGTCCAGGGCATACCGCGGGTCGGGAATTCCGCCTATTCGATGCTGCACGCGCTCAAGGCCGGGATCAAGGACGCCGTCGCACCGCAGGAACTGTTCAGTGATCTCGGGCTCAAGTATGTGGGCCCGGTGGACGGGCACGATCCGGTGGCGCTCGAGGCCGCGCTGCGCCGTGCCAAGGATTTCGGCGGGCCCGCGGTGGTGCACGTGGTGACCCTGAAGGGCCGGGGCTATCAGCCCGCGGTCGATCACGTGGCCGATCAGATGCATTCCATCGGTGTGATCGATCCCGAGACCGGGCGGCCGACCGGCGGCAAGTCCGTCGGCTGGACGTCGGTGTTCTCGGAGGAACTGATCAGACACGGCGAGGAGCGCGACGATATCGTCGCCATCACCGCCGCCATGTCGGGACCGACCGGGCTCGCACCCTTCGGCGAGCGCTTCCCCGAGCGCATGTTCGATGTGGGCATCGCCGAACAGCACGCGATGACCTCCGCGGCCGGACTGGCGCTGGGCGGGCTGCATCCGGTGGTCGCGATCTATTCGACCTTCCTCAATCGCGCCTTCGATCAGTTGCTGATGGATGTCGCGCTGCTGAAGCTGCCGGTGACCCTGGTGCTGGACCGCGCCGGTATCACCGGTGACGACGGCGCCAGTCACAACGGTATGTGGGACCTGTCGGTGCTGGGCATCGTTCCGGGTATCCGGGTCGCCGCACCGCGCGATGCGGCGACGCTGCGCGAGGAACTGGCCGAGGCGCTCGCCGTCGGTGACGGCCCCACCGCGCTGCGGTTCCCCAAAGGTCCTGTCGTCGAGGAGGTTTCGGCGCTGGAACGGCTCGACGGAGTCGATGTGCTGCGGATGCCCGAGGGCTCCTCGGCGCAGGCCGTGCGCGGTGATGTGCTGCTGGTGGCCGTGGGCGCGCTGGGCGCCACCGCCGTGGCGGCGGCGGATGTGCTGACGGCGCAGGGGATTTCGGTGACGGTTGTCGACCCCCGCTGGGTGCTGCCGATATCGGACACCATCGTCAAACTGGCCGAGAACTACCGCATGGTGGTGACGGTCGAGGACGGTGGTCTGCACGGCGGAATCGGCTGCACCGTCTCGGCGCGGCTGCGCGATGCCGGGCTCGATGTGCCCACCCGGGAACTGGGTGTGCCGCAGCAGTTCCTCGATCATTCCTCGCGCGCGCAGATCCATCAGGAGCTGGGGCTCACCGCCGAGGAGATCGCCGAGCGGATTACCCGGTGGTTGTCCGGTGGCGCCGTGTAG
- a CDS encoding enoyl-CoA hydratase produces the protein MSFVLVEKPRPQIALVTLNRPDRMNAMAFDVMVPLRETLEAVAADNDVRVVVLTGAGHGFCSGADLQGAGRVPNIDGLTRTTVARRSMDLLDSVMTTLRRMHQPVIAAVNGAAIGGGFCLSMATDIRVASEQAYFRAAGINNGLTSAELGISYLLPRAIGASRAFEIMLSGRDIDAAEAERIGLVSRTVAPDDLLDTCYEMAERMIGYSRVGTELTKRMLWSGMEAGSLESHMQHEGTAQLYVRLTTENFDEAIRARRDRRTPVYED, from the coding sequence ATGTCGTTCGTGCTCGTCGAGAAACCGCGCCCGCAGATCGCGCTGGTCACCCTGAACCGGCCCGACCGCATGAACGCGATGGCCTTCGATGTGATGGTTCCGCTGCGCGAAACCCTCGAGGCCGTCGCCGCCGACAACGACGTGCGCGTCGTGGTGCTGACCGGCGCGGGTCACGGGTTCTGCTCGGGCGCCGATCTGCAGGGCGCCGGGCGGGTGCCCAATATCGACGGTCTCACCCGCACCACTGTCGCGCGCCGGTCGATGGATCTGCTCGACAGTGTGATGACGACGTTGCGGCGGATGCATCAGCCCGTGATCGCCGCGGTCAACGGGGCCGCGATCGGCGGCGGCTTCTGCCTGAGCATGGCCACCGATATCCGGGTCGCCTCGGAGCAGGCCTACTTCCGGGCCGCGGGTATCAACAACGGTCTGACCTCCGCCGAACTCGGAATCAGCTATCTGCTGCCGCGGGCGATCGGGGCGTCCCGGGCCTTCGAGATCATGCTGTCGGGCCGTGATATCGATGCCGCCGAGGCGGAACGCATCGGTCTCGTCTCGCGCACCGTGGCCCCGGATGACCTGCTGGACACCTGCTACGAGATGGCCGAGCGCATGATCGGCTACAGCCGGGTCGGCACCGAGCTCACCAAGCGCATGCTGTGGAGTGGGATGGAAGCCGGCAGCCTGGAATCGCATATGCAGCACGAGGGCACGGCGCAGCTGTACGTGCGGCTGACCACCGAGAACTTCGACGAGGCGATCCGCGCCCGCCGCGACCGGCGCACTCCGGTCTACGAGGACTGA
- a CDS encoding HRDC domain-containing protein, with protein MPEADESDTTPGPPPATPPDADTAVPLLAPADGIPPVLDSAEQIAAAAAALAAGAGPLAVDAERASGFRYSNRAYLIQLRRRGSGSYLIDPIPDPAAVDALAAVINDLEWVLHSADQDLPCLAELGLRPAQLFDTELGGRLAGFDRVGLAAMVARLLGRELRKGHGAADWSTRPLPQDWLNYAALDVELLVELRDEVAAALTEQGKADWAAQEFEHVRTAEPAAPKPDRWRRTSGIHTLRRARQLATVRELWTTRDGIARHRDVAPARILPDSAIIAAAQADPKTIPQLRALPVFGGPRQRRYSREWLTAVERARALPDSQLPPMSQPFDGPPPVNRWERRDPVAAARLAAARAAMNGLSERHTIPVENLLTPDLLRRLCWDGLPEFRSGATPSEPAAAIDKYLEAGGARTWQRELAVPELAAALFPEPDQSS; from the coding sequence ATGCCCGAAGCCGACGAGTCCGACACCACCCCGGGGCCCCCGCCCGCGACGCCACCCGACGCGGACACCGCGGTTCCCCTGCTGGCTCCGGCCGACGGCATCCCTCCGGTCCTCGACAGCGCCGAGCAGATCGCCGCCGCGGCCGCGGCGCTCGCGGCGGGCGCCGGCCCGCTGGCGGTGGACGCGGAACGCGCCTCGGGATTCCGCTACTCGAATCGGGCCTATCTGATCCAGCTGCGCCGACGCGGCAGCGGCAGCTACCTGATCGATCCGATTCCGGATCCGGCGGCGGTGGACGCGCTGGCCGCGGTGATCAACGATCTGGAGTGGGTGCTGCATTCCGCGGATCAAGATCTGCCGTGCCTGGCCGAACTCGGATTGCGTCCGGCCCAGCTGTTCGACACCGAACTGGGCGGGCGACTGGCCGGATTCGACCGGGTAGGGCTGGCCGCGATGGTCGCCCGGCTGCTCGGCCGCGAACTGCGCAAGGGTCACGGCGCCGCCGACTGGTCCACCCGCCCGCTGCCGCAGGACTGGCTCAACTATGCCGCCCTGGATGTGGAACTGCTGGTGGAGTTGCGCGACGAGGTCGCCGCGGCACTCACCGAACAGGGCAAAGCCGACTGGGCCGCACAGGAATTCGAACATGTGCGCACCGCCGAGCCGGCCGCGCCGAAACCCGATCGCTGGCGCCGCACCTCCGGAATTCACACCCTGCGCCGGGCGCGGCAGTTGGCGACCGTGCGCGAATTGTGGACCACCCGTGACGGTATCGCGCGTCATCGCGATGTGGCGCCCGCCCGGATTCTGCCGGATTCGGCGATCATCGCCGCGGCACAGGCGGATCCGAAGACCATTCCGCAGCTGCGCGCCCTGCCGGTATTCGGCGGTCCGCGGCAGCGCCGGTATTCGCGCGAATGGCTGACCGCGGTGGAACGCGCTCGGGCGCTGCCGGATTCGCAACTACCGCCGATGTCACAGCCGTTCGACGGTCCCCCGCCGGTCAATCGCTGGGAACGACGCGACCCGGTCGCCGCCGCGCGCCTGGCCGCCGCCCGTGCCGCGATGAACGGATTGTCCGAGCGGCACACGATTCCGGTGGAGAACCTGCTCACCCCGGATCTGCTGCGGCGGCTGTGCTGGGACGGACTACCCGAATTCCGTTCCGGCGCAACACCGTCGGAACCGGCCGCGGCGATCGACAAGTATCTGGAGGCCGGTGGCGCACGGACCTGGCAACGCGAACTGGCGGTGCCCGAACTGGCCGCCGCCCTGTTCCCGGAACCGGATCAGTCCTCGTAG
- a CDS encoding DUF3000 domain-containing protein, whose amino-acid sequence MGTASVHPRIELAPIRPPQRLAPYSYAIGAEVKHPDTNVIPVDSDDDAFGRLILLHDPNGHEAWHGVFRLVAYIQADIDAALAGDPLLPEVAWSWLVDALESRGEEFTALGGTVTSTSSVRYGDIAGPPRAYQLELRASWTVGSTQLAPHVEAFCEVLAYAAGLPPAGITHLRPHPQNADDRF is encoded by the coding sequence ATGGGCACCGCATCCGTCCATCCTCGGATCGAGCTCGCACCGATCCGGCCTCCCCAGCGACTGGCTCCCTATTCTTATGCCATCGGAGCGGAGGTCAAGCATCCCGACACCAACGTGATCCCGGTCGACTCCGACGACGACGCGTTCGGCCGCTTGATCCTGCTGCACGATCCGAACGGGCACGAGGCCTGGCACGGCGTGTTCCGGCTGGTGGCCTACATTCAGGCCGATATCGACGCGGCGCTGGCGGGGGATCCGTTGCTCCCCGAGGTCGCGTGGAGCTGGCTGGTCGACGCGCTGGAGTCGCGGGGTGAGGAATTCACGGCGCTGGGCGGCACCGTCACCTCCACGAGTTCGGTCCGCTACGGCGATATCGCCGGACCACCGCGCGCCTACCAGCTGGAGCTGCGCGCTTCCTGGACGGTGGGCTCTACGCAGCTCGCGCCGCACGTCGAGGCATTCTGCGAGGTACTGGCCTACGCCGCCGGGCTACCCCCGGCGGGTATCACCCATTTGCGTCCGCATCCACAGAACGCCGACGACCGGTTCTGA
- the hemE gene encoding uroporphyrinogen decarboxylase translates to MSTPTRRLLSDAPFLAAATGAGPSRRPVWFMRQAGRSLPEYRELRAGIGMLESCFDPELVCEITMQPVRRHGVDAAILFSDIVVPLKAAGIDLDIVPGVGPVIADPVRSVEDVRALPRLRPEEVGAVTEGVRLLLGELGATPLIGFAGAPFTLASYLVEGGPSRNHERTKAMMLGEPRTWHELLGVLTDITIEFLRAQIAAGVDAVQLFDSWAGALSLAQYREFVLPHSERVFAEIAESGVPRIHFGVGTGELLGAMGEAGADVVGVDWRVPLTAAVRRVGAGKVLQGNLDPAVLFAGSAVVEREIRRIAHEADEAITLGAAGHIFNLGHGVLPDTDPAAITAAVELIHSLPVPL, encoded by the coding sequence ATGAGCACACCAACCCGCCGCCTTCTGTCCGATGCGCCGTTCCTCGCCGCCGCCACCGGCGCCGGGCCCAGCCGGCGTCCCGTCTGGTTCATGCGCCAAGCCGGCCGCTCGCTGCCCGAGTACCGCGAACTGCGCGCCGGGATCGGCATGCTGGAATCGTGCTTCGATCCGGAGCTGGTGTGTGAGATCACCATGCAGCCGGTCCGCCGCCACGGTGTGGACGCGGCAATCCTGTTCTCCGACATCGTCGTTCCACTCAAGGCGGCCGGTATCGATCTCGATATCGTGCCCGGTGTGGGTCCGGTGATCGCCGATCCGGTGCGTTCGGTCGAGGATGTGCGCGCGCTGCCGCGGCTGCGGCCCGAGGAGGTCGGCGCGGTCACCGAGGGGGTCAGGCTGCTGCTCGGTGAGCTCGGCGCGACACCGCTGATCGGATTCGCCGGTGCCCCTTTCACTCTCGCCTCCTATCTGGTGGAGGGCGGGCCGAGCCGCAATCACGAGCGCACCAAGGCGATGATGCTGGGTGAGCCGCGGACCTGGCACGAGCTGCTCGGTGTGCTCACCGATATCACCATCGAATTCCTGCGTGCGCAGATCGCCGCCGGGGTGGACGCGGTGCAGCTGTTCGATTCGTGGGCCGGTGCGCTGTCGCTGGCGCAGTACCGGGAATTCGTCCTGCCGCATTCGGAACGGGTGTTCGCCGAGATCGCCGAGTCCGGTGTGCCGCGCATCCACTTCGGTGTCGGCACCGGCGAGTTGCTGGGTGCGATGGGGGAGGCGGGCGCCGATGTCGTCGGGGTCGACTGGCGGGTGCCGCTGACGGCCGCGGTGCGCCGGGTCGGCGCCGGAAAAGTGTTGCAGGGCAATCTCGATCCGGCCGTGCTGTTCGCGGGGAGCGCGGTCGTCGAACGCGAGATCCGCCGGATCGCGCACGAGGCGGACGAGGCGATCACCCTGGGGGCGGCCGGGCATATCTTCAACCTGGGCCACGGCGTCCTGCCCGATACCGACCCGGCCGCCATCACCGCGGCCGTGGAGTTGATCCACAGCCTGCCCGTCCCGCTGTAA